In Candidatus Rokuibacteriota bacterium, a single window of DNA contains:
- a CDS encoding PaaI family thioesterase: MLKGEVPLPPIARLVGFTLASVEAGEVVIEFEANERHANLVGTLHGGALCVIADAAMSMAYGSTLEEGRAYTTLELKINYLKPVWKGRLRAVGRVVKGGQTVGLVECDVTDEEQHLVARAMGTCMTLRGDQAQGR, from the coding sequence ATGCTGAAGGGCGAGGTCCCACTGCCGCCCATCGCACGGCTCGTCGGTTTCACGCTGGCGTCGGTGGAGGCCGGTGAGGTCGTGATCGAATTCGAGGCGAACGAGCGCCACGCCAACCTCGTGGGCACGCTCCACGGGGGCGCCCTCTGCGTCATCGCCGATGCCGCGATGTCGATGGCTTACGGCAGCACGCTGGAGGAGGGGCGAGCGTACACGACCCTGGAGCTGAAGATCAACTACCTGAAGCCGGTGTGGAAAGGCAGGCTCAGGGCGGTCGGCCGGGTCGTCAAGGGGGGACAGACCGTTGGCCTCGTCGAGTGCGACGTGACCGACGAGGAACAGCACCTGGTGGCCCGCGCCATGGGGACATGCATGACGCTCCGGGGCGACCAGGCGCAGGGGCGGTGA